From Leptotrichia wadei, one genomic window encodes:
- a CDS encoding OadG family protein: MKSILFGNSAVTFADAIYISVVSMLIVFFILFLISFMLSFFKYFSNFEGKNEDNKKTNDNRILEKSEKLSSEKELDKKEKFSMEKIKDETMMAAMMAALIEAAGDNKNSRIKIRSIREIK, encoded by the coding sequence ATGAAAAGTATTTTGTTTGGAAATTCGGCTGTAACATTTGCAGATGCGATTTATATTTCAGTTGTAAGTATGTTAATTGTTTTTTTCATATTATTTTTAATTTCATTTATGTTATCATTTTTTAAATATTTTTCAAATTTTGAGGGGAAAAATGAAGATAATAAAAAAACAAATGATAATAGAATTTTGGAAAAGTCTGAAAAATTAAGCAGTGAAAAGGAATTGGATAAAAAAGAAAAATTTAGTATGGAAAAAATAAAAGATGAAACTATGATGGCAGCAATGATGGCGGCTCTGATTGAAGCGGCCGGGGATAATAAGAATAGCCGTATAAAAATAAGAAGTATTAGGGAAATAAAATAA
- a CDS encoding acetyl-CoA carboxylase biotin carboxyl carrier protein subunit, whose product MIKLYKIRIGEKVYEVEVEEVTEKDGNIETSADSKGKQKIDKNENPPLQGETGKNEVIKAPMQGLIVDVKVKTGEKVKAGDEIIILEAMKMENPIVAPCDGVINEIKVTKGDKVNTDDVLAVLS is encoded by the coding sequence ATGATTAAACTGTATAAAATCAGAATTGGAGAAAAAGTTTATGAAGTGGAAGTGGAAGAAGTTACAGAAAAAGATGGAAACATTGAAACTTCAGCTGATTCAAAAGGTAAACAAAAAATAGACAAAAATGAAAATCCACCTTTACAAGGGGAAACTGGAAAAAATGAAGTAATAAAAGCTCCAATGCAGGGACTTATTGTGGATGTAAAAGTAAAAACCGGAGAAAAGGTAAAAGCTGGAGATGAAATCATCATTTTAGAAGCAATGAAAATGGAAAATCCAATTGTAGCACCTTGTGATGGAGTTATAAATGAAATTAAAGTGACTAAAGGGGATAAAGTGAATACTGATGATGTTTTGGCAGTATTATCCTAA
- a CDS encoding sodium ion-translocating decarboxylase subunit beta produces the protein MELLKILYGTTGISMITGRQLIMIIISLILLYLAIKKQYEPYLLLPISFGMLLANLPAVANEGLMEKGGLLYYLYQGVKLGIYPPLIFLAIGASTDFGPLIANPKSLLLGAAAQLGIFVAFLGAILLGLTGKEAASIGIIGGADGPTAIYLTTKLAPHLLGSIAIAAYSYMALVPVIQPPIIKLLTSKKERMVEMKQLRFVSQREKIIFPIAVTIIVILLVPSSAPLIGMLMLGNLIKEAGVVSNLVEHARGAMLYCITIVLGMTVGATADGEHFLNFVTIKIIILGLIAFSFGTVGGVLFGKIMYKFTKGKVNPMIGAAGVSAVPMAARVVQKIGQSENPKNFLLMHAMGPNIAGVIGSAVAAGVLLIIFR, from the coding sequence ATGGAACTACTAAAAATTCTTTACGGGACAACAGGAATATCTATGATAACTGGAAGGCAGCTAATCATGATAATAATTTCCCTAATTTTGCTATATTTAGCAATAAAAAAACAATACGAACCTTATTTGCTGCTCCCAATTTCATTTGGAATGCTGCTTGCAAACTTACCTGCTGTGGCAAATGAAGGACTTATGGAAAAGGGTGGACTTCTTTACTATTTGTATCAAGGAGTAAAATTGGGAATTTATCCGCCATTAATATTTTTGGCGATAGGAGCAAGTACTGATTTTGGACCGCTTATTGCAAATCCGAAAAGCCTTTTGCTGGGAGCGGCTGCGCAGCTTGGAATTTTTGTGGCATTTCTTGGGGCAATTTTGCTGGGATTGACAGGAAAGGAAGCGGCTTCGATTGGAATTATTGGAGGAGCTGACGGACCGACTGCTATTTACTTGACAACAAAACTGGCACCGCATTTACTGGGATCAATTGCCATTGCAGCTTATTCCTATATGGCTCTTGTGCCTGTAATTCAGCCGCCAATTATAAAATTATTGACAAGTAAAAAGGAAAGAATGGTTGAAATGAAGCAACTTAGATTTGTGAGCCAAAGAGAAAAAATAATTTTTCCAATTGCAGTAACAATCATTGTTATTCTTTTAGTTCCATCATCAGCTCCGCTAATTGGAATGCTAATGCTTGGGAATCTAATAAAGGAAGCAGGTGTTGTTTCAAATTTAGTTGAACATGCAAGAGGAGCTATGCTATACTGTATTACAATTGTACTTGGAATGACAGTTGGAGCAACTGCTGACGGAGAGCATTTTTTAAATTTTGTAACAATAAAAATCATTATTCTTGGATTAATTGCATTTTCTTTCGGAACAGTGGGAGGAGTGCTATTTGGGAAAATAATGTATAAATTCACAAAAGGAAAAGTAAATCCGATGATTGGAGCAGCAGGGGTTTCAGCAGTGCCAATGGCGGCAAGAGTTGTTCAAAAAATTGGGCAATCTGAAAATCCTAAAAATTTTTTGCTAATGCATGCAATGGGACCAAATATAGCTGGTGTAATTGGATCGGCTGTAGCAGCAGGAGTTCTTTTAATAATATTTAGATAA
- a CDS encoding biotin--[acetyl-CoA-carboxylase] ligase, which produces MKKNINLYKFNELGSTNDYLERNHRNYEEFDVICAKNQTHGRARRQNNWVSMEGMAIFSFFLEERENWEIEDYLKLPLIAGLATIRGLGGIENLEYKFKWTNDVYLENKKLCGILMEKTDNVYIVGIGINVNNILPEKLKNKAISLTQATNKKYKIDEIVKNIVSEFQILCENLRNGSWEEILKEINEINYLKNKKIELKFGNEKVLGIAQDINENGEIEVLVKKDEAGKGEIKSFSIGEVFEKIVF; this is translated from the coding sequence ATGAAAAAAAATATAAATTTGTATAAATTTAATGAATTGGGTTCAACGAATGATTATTTGGAAAGAAATCATAGGAATTATGAGGAATTTGATGTTATTTGTGCTAAAAATCAGACTCATGGAAGGGCACGTAGGCAGAATAACTGGGTTTCTATGGAGGGAATGGCTATCTTCAGCTTTTTTTTGGAGGAAAGGGAAAACTGGGAAATTGAGGATTACTTGAAATTGCCTTTAATTGCTGGGCTTGCGACAATAAGAGGATTAGGGGGAATAGAAAATTTAGAGTATAAATTTAAATGGACAAATGATGTTTACTTGGAAAATAAGAAGTTATGCGGGATTTTGATGGAAAAAACAGATAATGTCTATATTGTTGGAATTGGGATAAATGTAAATAATATATTGCCGGAAAAATTGAAAAATAAGGCAATTTCATTGACACAGGCGACAAATAAAAAATATAAAATTGATGAAATTGTAAAAAATATTGTTTCTGAATTTCAAATATTGTGTGAAAATTTGAGAAATGGATCGTGGGAAGAGATTTTAAAGGAAATAAATGAAATAAATTATTTGAAGAATAAAAAGATAGAATTGAAATTTGGAAATGAAAAAGTTCTGGGAATTGCACAAGATATTAATGAAAATGGAGAAATTGAAGTTTTGGTAAAAAAGGATGAAGCAGGAAAAGGTGAGATTAAGAGTTTTTCAATTGGAGAGGTTTTTGAAAAAATTGTTTTTTAA
- a CDS encoding phosphate/phosphite/phosphonate ABC transporter substrate-binding protein: MKKNILRSLLLVIVFLFAISCGKKNDTIKIVFLPNETNDSLKKSREEFARIVQEATGKKVEIVTTTDYNITVENIVSGQSQIAYIGAEAYLNARKRTKDIEAVLTNSGESGTLKDALYYSFIAVRGEDADKYRSGNGFDLKKIKGKSIGFVTNSSTSGFKVPGEVIVKEFGLKNTDELLGNKVFSKVMFGNSHPGTQVLLFKGDVDVATFAIPKSFTIYELVAGKDFNSGATYKVKKGAVAPFGEFAGKTFTVIKSIPVYNGPIVFNTRTLSKEDQEKIKKALMAKSTTDNPHIFSNKKSKVRGLFLKENDNVGFVETNTAWYEGMKNIK; the protein is encoded by the coding sequence ATGAAAAAAAATATTTTGAGAAGTTTGTTGCTGGTAATAGTTTTTTTATTTGCGATTAGTTGTGGGAAAAAGAATGATACGATTAAAATTGTGTTTTTGCCAAATGAAACTAATGATTCATTGAAGAAATCAAGGGAAGAATTTGCTCGGATTGTGCAGGAGGCGACTGGGAAAAAGGTTGAGATTGTTACGACAACTGATTATAATATTACGGTGGAAAATATTGTTTCTGGACAATCACAAATTGCATATATTGGAGCAGAGGCATATTTGAATGCTAGAAAGCGTACAAAGGATATTGAGGCTGTGCTGACAAATTCAGGAGAAAGTGGAACGTTAAAAGATGCCCTTTATTACAGCTTTATTGCAGTAAGAGGAGAAGATGCCGATAAATACCGTTCTGGAAATGGATTTGACCTGAAAAAGATTAAAGGTAAATCAATAGGATTTGTTACAAATAGTTCTACATCTGGATTTAAAGTGCCTGGAGAGGTAATTGTAAAGGAATTTGGGCTAAAAAATACAGATGAATTATTGGGAAATAAGGTATTTTCAAAAGTTATGTTTGGAAACTCGCATCCTGGGACTCAAGTTTTATTATTTAAAGGGGATGTTGATGTTGCAACATTTGCTATTCCAAAATCATTTACGATATATGAATTAGTTGCTGGAAAAGACTTTAATTCAGGGGCTACATATAAAGTTAAAAAAGGAGCAGTTGCACCGTTTGGGGAATTTGCAGGAAAAACTTTTACAGTTATAAAATCAATTCCTGTTTATAATGGACCAATTGTGTTTAATACAAGAACTTTATCAAAGGAAGATCAGGAAAAAATCAAAAAGGCCCTAATGGCTAAGTCAACAACTGATAATCCGCATATTTTCAGCAATAAAAAGAGTAAAGTGAGAGGATTGTTCCTGAAGGAAAATGATAATGTAGGATTTGTAGAAACAAATACAGCATGGTATGAAGGAATGAAAAATATAAAATAA
- a CDS encoding RNA-binding S4 domain-containing protein yields the protein MRLDKFLKVTRIIKRRTVAKELADNGNIVVNGDPKKSSYDVKKGDIFEIKYFNKNIKVKVLDLPPESLKKEFIEDYIEIIG from the coding sequence ATGCGTTTAGATAAATTTTTAAAGGTAACAAGAATTATAAAAAGAAGAACAGTGGCAAAGGAACTTGCAGATAATGGAAACATCGTTGTAAACGGAGATCCTAAAAAATCTTCCTATGATGTGAAAAAAGGCGATATTTTTGAAATAAAGTATTTTAATAAAAATATAAAGGTGAAAGTGCTGGATTTACCGCCTGAAAGTCTGAAAAAAGAATTTATTGAAGACTATATTGAGATAATCGGATAA
- the spoVG gene encoding septation regulator SpoVG, which yields MKVTDIRIRIGRQTENIERLKAYADITFDESFVVHGLKIIDGQNGLFVAMPSRRMPNGEFKDIVHPIKPELRAEITKVILEKFEQEKAAIEAE from the coding sequence ATGAAAGTAACTGATATTCGTATTAGAATTGGAAGACAGACAGAAAACATCGAAAGATTGAAGGCTTATGCCGACATTACATTTGACGAAAGTTTTGTCGTTCATGGATTAAAAATAATTGATGGACAAAACGGACTTTTTGTGGCAATGCCATCAAGAAGAATGCCAAATGGAGAATTTAAGGACATAGTTCATCCTATCAAACCTGAACTTCGTGCTGAAATAACAAAAGTTATTTTAGAAAAATTTGAACAAGAAAAAGCAGCTATTGAAGCTGAATAA
- a CDS encoding TIGR02206 family membrane protein, producing the protein MTFSYFSPIHIETFVVSTLICIFLFYIPRIFKNVNIEKYSTILGYFLLIFKIIDSIYRLMYQNEPITNVMPIHLCNFAAIFAGLYLIFRTKFLYNAVYYLTFGPVLALILPGIIYYHDNYYVYIFMIMHALIVFTAFFGSAYLDGKPTKKGLIQSIITLLLIFLYAFTYNSIFKGINAMFLRTHIISQVSFIKPIWLYDIVLILTMIFLQFLLYLPIKKENK; encoded by the coding sequence TTGACTTTTAGTTATTTTAGTCCAATTCACATAGAAACCTTTGTAGTATCAACTTTAATTTGCATATTTTTATTTTATATTCCAAGAATTTTTAAGAATGTAAACATAGAAAAATATTCAACAATTTTAGGTTATTTTTTATTAATATTTAAAATAATCGACTCAATTTACAGGTTAATGTACCAAAATGAGCCTATAACTAACGTTATGCCAATACATCTTTGTAACTTTGCAGCAATTTTCGCAGGATTATATCTAATTTTCAGGACAAAATTTTTATATAATGCTGTTTACTATTTAACTTTTGGACCAGTTTTAGCATTAATCTTACCTGGAATAATCTATTATCACGATAATTATTACGTGTATATTTTTATGATAATGCATGCGCTTATTGTATTTACAGCTTTTTTTGGATCCGCTTATTTAGATGGAAAACCTACAAAAAAAGGACTTATTCAATCAATAATTACATTGCTTCTCATATTTTTATATGCATTTACCTATAACTCTATTTTTAAAGGAATAAATGCAATGTTTTTAAGAACTCATATTATTTCACAAGTGAGTTTTATAAAACCAATCTGGCTATATGATATTGTTTTAATATTGACAATGATTTTTTTACAATTTTTGCTATATCTTCCAATTAAGAAAGAAAATAAATAA
- a CDS encoding alpha/beta hydrolase-fold protein has protein sequence MKKILLFLTIFGMLISAGIVSAETTTALKTEKIKYPRGIRSVTSVTEVFGTGQQITHIIVEFNERVVNSQLSKNTFTVSDRTVEKIYSNTRPERTDIVKDGRFVIIELNPKDSGASLRLEGNDEVGFQMKKATSKITQKEDILFTNGKKLEKSIAILENNKTRNLIVENFKQFVYKDPKTGTSVKYNLYIPKNYDKNKKYPLVLFMHDKGVLSEDTKTALFQGNGATSFATPEEQARHEAFVLAPQYSRQVVDDNGDITSDLDATVNLIRDYLISKYSIDEKKLYATGQSMGGMMAIVMNYKYPELFAASYLVACQWNPKEVSTMAKNNLWITVSTGDAKAYPGMNVITSELIKKGATVAKDNWRADYTDAQFLEGARKVIAQKSNIKYTTLEKGTNPYLPKDANPGLEHSGTWKVAYNIPGIKDWMFLQSKQ, from the coding sequence ATGAAAAAAATATTATTATTTTTAACAATTTTCGGTATGTTAATATCAGCGGGCATTGTTTCAGCAGAAACAACTACTGCATTAAAGACTGAAAAAATAAAATATCCCAGAGGGATAAGAAGTGTGACATCTGTAACGGAAGTTTTTGGAACAGGACAGCAAATTACGCATATTATTGTGGAATTTAATGAAAGGGTAGTAAATTCGCAATTGTCAAAGAATACTTTTACAGTATCAGACAGAACTGTTGAAAAAATCTATTCAAATACCCGTCCAGAAAGAACTGATATTGTAAAAGACGGAAGATTTGTCATTATTGAATTAAATCCAAAGGACAGTGGTGCTTCTCTTCGCCTTGAGGGAAATGATGAAGTTGGATTTCAAATGAAAAAGGCAACTTCTAAAATAACGCAAAAGGAAGATATTTTATTTACAAATGGTAAAAAATTGGAAAAAAGCATTGCAATACTTGAAAATAATAAAACTAGAAACCTAATTGTGGAAAACTTTAAGCAGTTTGTGTATAAAGATCCAAAAACTGGGACAAGTGTAAAGTATAATCTTTATATTCCAAAAAATTATGACAAGAATAAAAAATATCCGCTTGTACTGTTTATGCACGATAAGGGAGTTCTGAGCGAAGACACGAAAACTGCTTTATTTCAAGGAAATGGCGCAACTTCATTTGCAACTCCTGAAGAACAGGCAAGACATGAGGCATTTGTGCTAGCTCCTCAATATTCAAGACAAGTAGTGGATGACAATGGAGATATTACAAGTGATCTGGATGCGACCGTAAATTTGATAAGAGATTATTTAATTTCAAAATATAGCATTGATGAAAAAAAATTATATGCAACAGGACAGTCAATGGGCGGAATGATGGCTATTGTCATGAACTACAAATATCCAGAATTGTTTGCAGCTTCATATTTGGTAGCTTGCCAATGGAATCCAAAAGAAGTATCTACTATGGCAAAAAATAATCTATGGATAACAGTTTCAACTGGTGATGCGAAAGCCTATCCAGGAATGAATGTAATTACAAGCGAACTTATAAAAAAAGGAGCCACAGTAGCAAAAGATAATTGGAGAGCCGATTACACAGATGCACAATTTCTAGAAGGCGCAAGAAAGGTTATTGCCCAAAAGTCAAACATAAAATACACAACACTTGAAAAGGGCACAAATCCATACTTGCCAAAAGATGCCAATCCAGGTTTAGAACACTCTGGAACTTGGAAAGTAGCCTATAACATACCTGGAATAAAAGACTGGATGTTTTTACAGTCAAAACAATGA
- a CDS encoding JAB domain-containing protein, whose amino-acid sequence MKRDNGNKNNKKIDFERMLDEEKEKGHRERLRQRFLSTGAKGFTDCEILELLLTYTVTRKNCRGIAGELLRKYRDLYTILKQPGEELQKNKYMTERAAVFFKLLFEIIENELYKKVYNERIVLSSNLKLLNYLKFSLLSRDIEVFKVLFLNTQNELLKEEELFFGTIDRSTVYIRELVKKILEYNAKGVILVHNHPSGSLKPSESDILLTRKVKEVLENIEIRLLDHLIISERGHFSFLEGGIL is encoded by the coding sequence ATGAAGAGGGATAATGGGAATAAAAATAATAAAAAAATAGATTTTGAACGAATGCTGGATGAAGAAAAGGAAAAGGGGCATCGAGAAAGACTAAGGCAGCGATTTCTGTCAACAGGGGCAAAAGGATTTACAGATTGTGAAATTTTGGAATTATTGCTTACTTATACAGTTACTAGGAAAAACTGCAGAGGAATTGCAGGGGAACTTTTAAGGAAATATCGGGATTTGTATACGATTTTGAAACAGCCTGGGGAAGAACTTCAAAAAAATAAATATATGACTGAAAGGGCAGCCGTATTTTTTAAACTTTTATTTGAAATAATTGAAAATGAATTGTATAAAAAAGTATATAATGAGCGAATCGTACTTTCAAGCAACCTGAAATTGCTGAATTATCTGAAATTTTCCCTTTTAAGCAGGGATATTGAAGTATTTAAGGTATTGTTTTTAAATACACAGAATGAACTGTTAAAGGAAGAGGAACTTTTTTTTGGAACGATCGACAGAAGCACGGTCTATATTCGGGAATTGGTAAAAAAAATTTTAGAATATAATGCAAAGGGAGTAATTCTGGTGCATAATCATCCATCAGGCTCGTTAAAGCCGTCAGAATCTGATATTTTGCTGACGAGAAAGGTAAAGGAAGTTTTGGAAAATATAGAAATACGGTTGCTGGATCATTTAATAATAAGTGAAAGAGGGCATTTCAGCTTTTTGGAAGGTGGGATTTTATGA
- the ricT gene encoding PSP1 family protein: MKIINIKFRKTKKVYPFMISDSEDYKKGDYVLVDTIRGEQIGIVLGVALNRQNADQDDLKIREVKRKLTEEEVKKLADLDKKADEAYFKCKKIVKRLLPEMNLVIGEYTFDEGKLIFYFTANNRLDFRELVKEVNKTFKKRVEFYQIKTNDEGRILSAFGKYGREIYW; encoded by the coding sequence ATGAAGATAATAAATATAAAATTTAGGAAAACAAAAAAAGTTTATCCATTTATGATAAGCGATTCGGAAGATTATAAAAAGGGAGATTACGTTCTTGTAGATACAATTCGTGGGGAACAGATAGGCATAGTTCTTGGAGTTGCATTAAATAGACAGAATGCTGATCAAGATGATTTGAAAATTAGGGAAGTAAAAAGAAAATTGACAGAGGAAGAAGTAAAAAAATTAGCAGATTTGGATAAAAAGGCTGATGAAGCATATTTTAAATGTAAAAAGATTGTAAAAAGACTGCTTCCTGAAATGAATCTTGTTATTGGAGAATATACATTTGATGAAGGAAAGCTAATTTTTTATTTTACAGCGAATAACAGGCTTGATTTTAGGGAATTGGTAAAGGAAGTAAATAAGACATTTAAAAAAAGAGTGGAATTTTATCAAATTAAGACAAATGATGAAGGAAGAATTTTGTCAGCTTTTGGGAAGTATGGACGGGAAATTTACTGGTAA
- a CDS encoding TetR/AcrR family transcriptional regulator produces MEKAFELFRKNGYMDTKVEDITKALGISKGSFYTYFKTKEELLCELLESKKKSEMEKYSKVKIDENPKKTLENFIKERFKSILELLNNVDIGIMNSFTQNTNVGKFHEEMTKFFKSFIKENILLRYESNREYDMEIISDFIISAINNYLIKKIVCKKEYTFSSKGEFDGIVEDNQKLINEIVKFIDNALK; encoded by the coding sequence TTGGAAAAGGCCTTTGAATTATTTAGGAAAAATGGGTATATGGATACAAAAGTTGAGGATATAACAAAGGCATTGGGAATTTCAAAAGGAAGTTTTTATACGTATTTCAAGACGAAAGAGGAACTTTTATGTGAATTATTAGAAAGTAAAAAAAAATCTGAAATGGAAAAATATTCGAAAGTAAAAATTGATGAAAATCCGAAAAAAACTTTAGAAAATTTTATTAAAGAAAGATTTAAAAGTATTCTAGAACTTTTGAACAATGTGGATATTGGAATAATGAATTCTTTTACCCAGAATACAAATGTAGGGAAATTTCATGAAGAAATGACAAAATTTTTTAAGAGTTTTATCAAGGAAAATATACTTTTAAGATATGAAAGTAACAGAGAATACGATATGGAAATTATTTCAGATTTTATAATTTCGGCAATTAATAATTATTTGATTAAAAAAATTGTATGTAAAAAAGAATATACTTTTTCCTCAAAGGGAGAGTTTGATGGGATAGTAGAGGATAATCAGAAATTAATTAATGAAATTGTAAAATTCATCGATAATGCATTAAAATAG
- a CDS encoding TolC family protein, giving the protein MKKNKLRMIVVPLLLLIAIPGFAEKITIQEAAEMAIKNNKDIKIEMLKTEQGKIDVDRAWANRFFTVGYSGSAQEHLDKSFSRTGEAYQHYLTLSQPIYTGGKLKLNHEISKEKLTLSQLSLDKVRKDTVLSTVQAYIDVYNAMSTLGVLQKSKETLDENLKTQKELYDLRMTTQPELTEAERSVASIEAQIVEQEGNIEVSKEALGILIGVKNSSQIEIVPFGVEDNFTKTVKLDEDLAKLPLENTEYKIAVKQNDLSKKNIKVQEADFKPTVSGMINYGVLQSQDKFGNIFKTKNFTTSAGVKWSWDIFDWGARKNNVNYAKKTQEISAVQVDQTLETVQANMRKTYYQLRSLEKSIAALQLAVQKAEESYNLEKERYSYRLITMENLLQSETNLRQARVNYAQAKLNYYFLVSKYGAYLD; this is encoded by the coding sequence ATGAAAAAAAATAAATTGCGAATGATAGTGGTGCCATTATTATTGTTAATTGCAATTCCGGGTTTTGCAGAAAAAATAACGATACAGGAAGCAGCAGAAATGGCAATTAAAAATAATAAGGACATTAAGATTGAGATGTTGAAAACAGAGCAAGGGAAAATTGATGTGGATAGAGCCTGGGCTAACAGATTTTTTACAGTAGGTTATTCTGGAAGCGCTCAAGAGCATTTGGATAAGAGTTTTAGTAGAACTGGAGAGGCTTATCAGCATTACTTGACATTGTCGCAACCGATCTATACAGGCGGAAAATTGAAACTGAATCACGAAATTAGTAAAGAAAAATTGACATTGTCGCAGCTTAGTCTGGATAAAGTGAGAAAAGATACAGTTTTAAGTACAGTTCAAGCATATATTGATGTTTACAATGCAATGAGCACATTGGGAGTATTGCAGAAATCAAAGGAAACGTTAGATGAAAATTTAAAAACACAAAAAGAACTATATGATTTAAGAATGACAACTCAGCCAGAACTTACAGAAGCAGAAAGAAGCGTGGCATCCATTGAAGCACAAATTGTAGAGCAGGAAGGGAATATAGAAGTTTCAAAAGAGGCATTGGGAATTTTAATCGGAGTGAAAAATAGTTCGCAAATCGAGATAGTTCCATTTGGAGTAGAGGATAACTTTACAAAGACAGTTAAATTGGATGAAGATTTGGCAAAATTGCCGCTGGAAAATACAGAATATAAGATAGCTGTGAAGCAAAATGATCTGAGCAAAAAAAATATAAAAGTGCAGGAAGCAGATTTTAAGCCGACAGTTAGCGGAATGATAAATTATGGCGTATTGCAAAGTCAAGATAAGTTTGGAAATATTTTCAAGACAAAAAACTTTACAACTTCAGCAGGAGTAAAATGGAGCTGGGACATATTTGACTGGGGAGCAAGAAAAAATAATGTGAATTATGCGAAAAAGACTCAGGAAATATCAGCTGTTCAAGTGGATCAGACTCTGGAAACTGTTCAAGCAAATATGAGAAAAACTTATTATCAGTTAAGATCGCTGGAAAAAAGTATAGCAGCATTGCAATTAGCGGTGCAAAAAGCAGAAGAATCTTATAATTTGGAAAAAGAAAGATACTCTTACAGATTAATTACGATGGAAAATTTGTTGCAATCGGAAACTAATTTAAGACAAGCCAGAGTAAATTATGCACAGGCTAAATTGAATTATTATTTCCTAGTTTCTAAATATGGAGCATATTTGGACTAG
- a CDS encoding efflux RND transporter periplasmic adaptor subunit has translation MKINKKIIVAMMVLALLTVSCGKKKPKGNSSTARPVKVQVIGQNQMSLGYTASGSIKGIEEIPYTATSSGEVVVINGKNGDYVNAGQVIVAIDNQAARSGVREAVSNVRTAESNISSAHGDISAAKGNIASAAAAVEEARINYQKYKMLYDKRLITETDFLTAQTKLSSAQANLNSARSNYNTAVNALSSRRNSLSSAQANLATANDTNSKTVIKTKVSGYIANMDLERHQQVSAGAKLFTLVNESEMKLEIGVPAEIVKKIQMGAQATIKVDELNGKEIVGTVYEIAASADSASRQFIVKVKFPNPDRELKSGMYGKANIATGAEDGLIIPKKAIVVRGVQQVIYVIRDGKAVMIPINISNQNETYAAVTGDGLTAGDQLVIDGQNVVQANEKVNIVQ, from the coding sequence ATGAAAATAAATAAAAAAATAATTGTAGCGATGATGGTGCTAGCATTGCTTACTGTTTCATGCGGAAAGAAAAAACCAAAAGGAAATTCATCTACAGCAAGACCAGTAAAAGTGCAAGTAATCGGTCAAAATCAAATGTCGTTGGGATACACGGCTAGTGGGTCGATAAAAGGGATAGAAGAAATACCGTATACAGCGACTTCAAGTGGGGAAGTTGTAGTAATTAACGGGAAAAATGGTGATTATGTGAATGCAGGGCAAGTAATTGTGGCGATTGATAATCAAGCGGCAAGATCTGGTGTTAGAGAGGCTGTTTCAAATGTAAGAACGGCAGAATCTAATATTAGTTCGGCACATGGAGATATTAGTGCAGCTAAAGGAAATATTGCCTCAGCAGCAGCAGCAGTGGAAGAAGCGAGAATTAATTATCAAAAATATAAAATGTTGTATGATAAAAGGTTGATAACAGAAACTGATTTCTTGACAGCACAAACAAAATTAAGTTCGGCACAAGCTAACTTAAATTCGGCTAGAAGTAACTATAATACAGCGGTAAATGCATTATCTTCTAGAAGAAACAGTTTGAGTTCGGCACAAGCTAATTTAGCTACAGCAAATGATACTAACAGTAAAACCGTTATTAAAACTAAAGTTAGCGGATATATTGCGAATATGGATTTAGAAAGACATCAACAAGTATCAGCAGGAGCAAAATTGTTTACATTGGTTAATGAAAGTGAAATGAAATTGGAAATTGGAGTTCCAGCAGAAATTGTTAAAAAAATTCAAATGGGAGCACAAGCGACTATAAAAGTTGATGAGTTGAATGGTAAGGAAATTGTTGGAACAGTTTATGAAATAGCGGCTTCAGCTGATTCAGCTAGTAGACAATTTATTGTAAAAGTTAAATTCCCTAATCCAGATAGAGAATTAAAAAGTGGAATGTATGGAAAAGCAAATATTGCAACAGGAGCTGAAGATGGGTTGATTATTCCTAAAAAGGCGATTGTAGTAAGAGGAGTTCAGCAAGTTATTTATGTTATTAGAGATGGAAAAGCAGTTATGATACCGATAAATATTTCTAATCAAAATGAAACTTATGCGGCGGTGACTGGTGATGGCTTGACAGCTGGAGATCAGTTAGTCATTGATGGACAAAATGTTGTACAAGCGAATGAAAAAGTAAATATTGTGCAGTAA